CTTTTTCTCCATGAGCTTGTACGTAGTAGATCGTTGATTAGGCCCGGCTTGCTTTTGTCAATCGATCGGTTAATACAGGGACAATTTGTTTTTTGCGAGATACAACCCCTTTTAGGAGTGCTTTGTGATCGACTAAGGTGACTTGATATGCCTGTTCTACTGCCTGTGTTTCACGTCCAAGTGCGAGGGCTATCGAATCATTGTTTAAAATATCAGTGACGACGAACAGATATAGGTCTAGTTGTTCGCTGGCAATGACTTTTTCAAGTGCTGCCTCTAACTCAGCTTGACGAGAAAAGACGTCATTTGTGTCGATGGCATTGACTTGTGCAATTTTTACTTTTGCATGACCCATTTGAAAGTCCTTTGCATCCATCGCGATGAGATCGCCAATGGGCTTATCGCTTAGATTGGCTCCAGCTTTTAGCATACGCAAACCGTACTCTTCAAGATCAATCTCGGCGATATCTGCTAATTGGCGTGCAGCGGCGACATCTTGCTCTGTGCAGGTTGGAGATTTGAAGAGAAGAGTATCAGAGATAATCGCTGAGACCATGAGACCTGCGATGTCTTTTGGTATGGGAACTCCGTGTTCTTTGTATAGTTTGTTTAAAATGGTAGCTGTACATCCTACTGGTTCTGCTCGATAATAAAGTGGCTGACTTGTTTCAAAATTTGCAATGCGATGGTGGTCGATCACTTCGATGACGAGCACATCAGTAATATCTGATGCGCTTTGAAGACGTTCGTTATGATCGACTAAGATGACTTCGTTTGCTTCGTTTGCCACCGTATGTACGAGACGTGGTTCTTTCACATGAAAAAAGTCTAAGGCAAACTGGGTTTCTTCGTTTACAGATCCTAATCGAACGGGTTCCACAGAGATCCCTAACTGATTTTTTAGTTGTGCATAAGCTAGTGCAGAACAGATCGCATCTGTATCAGGATTTTTATGACCAAAAATAAGTGTTTTATTCATTAGGCACCTCTTATTATCATTTTAGATGTACATGAAGTATCTCATAAAATGAAGTGTTTTGCCAAAGTGATAGCTATTCTTTTTGCGTCGCATGGGTGCTCAGGGTGGTTCTGGCATATGGTTTATAAGGCATGAAAAAAAGAGGCGGAAGCTGAGACTTCAACCTCGTTGTGATGTTTTTTTAGAGATTGTGTTCGTGTGCTAGACTTGCCAAGGCCAAGGGCCTTCTGCCCATGGCCATGATGTACGTGTTGTCGTATCCGTGGTGCCTGCTATGAGTGGACCATATTTTTTCTCGAAAGGTTCTACTAATGCGTGTCTGCGCCGCAAAAATTGCTCAAATTGCGCCAGTGCAGATGCGTCTGCTGGATGGGTGTCTAGATATAAATGAAGTTCATTTAGCACAAAGTCGATGGACTGTATTTCATGCAATGAATTGTAAAAATGACTTGTCAGAGGTTCATTCATATGGGTTTCTCCCCTTATAATCACTCGTTAGATCGGGCCACAGAGATCCGTGCCGCAATGCCTCGCGGTAGGCATATTGTTTGAGACGTCGTGGTTGATAGATGAGAAATTGATTGATGGGGATGATAAAATGTTTGGGTCCACGCATGGGACATGGATCATAGGGGCTGTGGTAGGGTAGATCGGTTTGCCATCGTGCATTCATGGTTATGCCTCCTTTGGCATAGGGTGCCGTCTGCATTGCACTATATGCACATGGGACAACAAGTAGACAAGATTCTCTACGATGAATGAAACTGTTATAGAGCCTGTTCACAATCTTATACAATTAGGACATACATGATCATTCACGATAGCTACTGAAACTCATACATATATTGTGTGTGCTTGGAGATGAGGACATCGCACATGATCAGAATACAGATGAAGCTTACACACCCGTTATAGGGATGTCAGCGCAAGGGTATATGCGCTGTTGATCAAGGCTCGCATCCGGACATGTGACTAACTATGTGCGTCCAAGTTGTCATTTTTATGTGTCAGCCGTCAACGATTCGGTATCTTCGCTGTACTGTAAATGGTAAAGCGATTCGTATGATCGAATCGCATGGAGGTGAGGCACATGAATTCGGCATTATATAGTGGGAAACAAATGTGGATTTGGGAAGTGGATCAGACGTTTGGTGGGAATGTCGACACCATAATTTCACAAGGGAAACAAATGGGGCTTTCTGGGTTCTTGGTCAAAGCGCATGATGGCTCCACTGTATGGCCGCAATTTAAGGAAGTGCTCGGGCCTCTAAAAGCGGCTGGATTTACTGTTGCTGCCTGGGGATACGTCTATGGCAATGACGTGTTAGGAGAAAGTACTGCGGCGCAGACGGTTATTGATATGGGGGCTGATTGGTATGTACTCGATGCTGAGCAAAGTTTCGATGGTCAAGCAGATGCAGCTACTCAGTTGTGTACAATTATCCGTAGCCATTATCCTCATCTGATTATGGGCTATTCGCCGTTTGCTTTTCCAAGTGATCATCAGACATTTCCGTATGCTGAATTCAGTCGGTTTTGCGATGTCTGTTTACCACAAATTTATTGGGGAGAATTTGCGATGACGCCAGAGGCTGCAGTGTCGCAGAGCTTCTCTGAGCTTCAGGAGTATAAGTTGCCTTTTGCACCTATTGGCCAAGCGTATGGATCTGTTACAGGTTCTCAAATAGAGGAGTTTGCACAAGCCGTTCATGCGCAGGGTGGACAAGGAATTAGTTTTTGGGATCTGCAATCGGCCAATTCCATGCAGTTGCAAGCTGTAGGTCAGATTGAACAGTTTCCAGCACCACGCGCAGCAACTATGCCAGTAGCAGGTGCACCGATTCCACCGCAATCCAAGATCCCTGTTGCTACAGCTCCACGAGGGCCTATCGATACGGTCACGCCAACTCATATCGGAGCTAGTTATTATGTTTCTGGTATGCCTGCAGATGTGAAACCTAACGATTGGTTTTATGGTGCGGTCAGTGATCTTTTATCACGCGGGATTATTACGGCGTATAAAGATGGTCTTTTTAAGCCTGATGAAGGGATCACGCGTGCGCAAGCGGCTGATTGGCTCAACCGTCTTCGCATTTATCTGGAGCAACAAACAGGAAAATAGTGGAGAGACGGCATCGATCCGCCTCTCTTTGGCTATGCTTTATTGGAATGCTGCAATCATATGGTTTGCAGCAGCTGTGAGGATGTGGTCTGGTTGTACAAGGGCGAATCGAACGTGATGTTCGCCTTCTTCTCCAAAACCAACGCCTGGTACGCAAGCGACTCCAGTTGTTTGTAACAGGTGTTTGGCAAAGTCGCGCGAAGTCATGTGGGACGGAGTTTTTAGCCACACGAACATCGTCGCCTCGGAGGGATAGAGATCCCAACCTGCTTGTCGCAATGGATTCATAAAGGCGTCTCGTCTTGTCTGGTATAATGAACGTATATGTGTGATGTGTGTTTCAGGGTGATCGCGCAATGCGACAGTCCCTGCATGTTGCGTTGCGCGAAAGACACCATAGTCGATATTTGATTTCACGATGCGCAGCGCTTGTAACATGTCTTTATTGCCTGCGGCAAATGCAAGTCTCGGACCTGCGAAGTTAAAGGTCTTTGATAAGGAATGGAGTTCTATACCCACTTCTTTTGCGCCGGGTGTAGCTAAGAATGAAGGGGATTGTTTGCCGTCAAAAGTAAGTTCGATGTAGGCGGCATCGTGAAGAACCAAAAGGTCATGGCGCAAAGCAAACTCGACTACTTCTGAAAAGAAGGAAGCGGATGCAAGTGCTGTGAGCGGATTGCTTGGGTAGTTGAGTATCATCAGCTTTGCTTTGCGTAGCACGTCTGCTGGAATCGCTGTTAAGTCTGGCAAGAAATCATGTTCTTCGCGCAGTGGCATCCGATAAGGAATGGCTCCTGCTAGTAGAGCAGTCACTTCGTATATAGGGTAACAGGGATCGGGTATTAAGATAATATCACCTGGATCAACAACTGCAAGCGAGATATGGGATAGTGCATCTTGTGCACCCATCACCGTTAGTAGTTCTGTTTGTGCGTCGACCATTACTCCATAGCGCTCATGTAAGAATGCAGCAGCTGTGTGACGAAATTCTTCTGAACCTTCTGTGGTCGCATATCTAAAGATACTTGGATCGTGGAGAGCTTCTACAAAAGCTGCGCGGACGTGGTCAGCTGGTGGAATATCTGGTGATCCAATGCCAAGGTCGATCACGGGCATGCCATTTTTTGCAACTTCCAGTTTTAACTGATTAAGCTCAAAAAAAACGGCTGAAGAAATGGTTGATAGACGTTTCGCTTGCACTTGCAACGTGATCCCTCCACTACATATTCATATACATCCTACTATATTACGCGAAATTGCAATAAAAAGGGCTTGAACATCATAAAAAATTGGGGTTGAGTTTATTGTTTATAAAAACCAGAAAAGATGATGCAATTGATTAACGAGTTGGAGCAGACAACGGTGATCGTGATTGGCGGTGGACCTGCTGGTTTGATGGCAGCGATTGGTGCTGCAAGAAATGGTGCACAGGTGACCTTACTTGAAAAAGGGAATCGCCTTGGGCGCAAGTTATTGATCTCTGGTGGGGGCAGGTGTAATGTTACCAATGCGCGAGGAACTGATCATATTATTGAAAACATACCCGGCAATGGTCGGTTCTTACATAGTGTTTTTAATCAATGGTCAAATGAAGATATTATCGCGTTTTTCACGGAACTAGGTGTCCCATTAAAAGAAGAGGATCGCGGGCGAATGTTTCCTGTGACCAATAAAGCATCGACTGTACTTGACGCACTTTTGCAAGAGCTTGCAAAACAGAAAGTGAATATTGTGCTCGAAGCAATCGTACAACGTGTGCTATACAGTGAAGCGGATCGGCAATTTACTGTGCAAATGAAGTCTGGAGGCGCGTTTATTGCGCATGCGGTGGTTATAGCTGTAGGTGGTTGTTCCGTTCCAGAGACGGGGTCTACAGGAGATGGCTACACGTTTGCACAGCATTTTTCACATACGATTGTCGATCCTTATCCGACATCGGTTGCGTTGGTTTCTCATGATCCTGTGATTCAAGGCAAAGACTTGCAGGGATTAGCGATTCGCGAGGCAGTTCTTCGCCTGCATGATCCGCGTGGCAAAATCATAGCGACAGAAGAAGGCGATGTTTTATTTACACACTTTGGAATATCGGGCCCTGCTGCGTTGCGAGTGAGTCAATATGCGGTAAAAAGTTGGATGAAACATCGGAAGCAACCACTTTTGTTGACCATTGATAGTGATTCACACAGGTCTGCACAGTCGTTGATTGATCAGATCGTGGCGATTGGACATGCTGCGCCTAAGAAAAGTTTGCGTACAATTTTAAAGGATGTAACGGCGACAAGCCTTGCTAATTATGTGATCGATCGTCTACAATTGCCTGCGGATCAAGTGATGGCTGAAGTTAACAAACAGCATCTCGTTGATTTTGTTGCCTATCTTAAGGCTTTTCCTGTTCATGTATCCGATACACTTGGTTTAACACGAGCTACCGTTACCGGTGGTGGAGTGACTGTAAAAGAAATTGATCCGCGTACGATGGAATCTCGGTTACAATCAGGATTATTTTTTGCGGGGGAAGTGATGGACGTACACGCGCATACAGGTGGGTACAATATTACTGTAGCTTTTTCTACAGGTTATGTGGCAGGATTACATGCGGCATCTCAGGTGTACATGAAATAAAGTATAATGCATATAGAGCGTTGTATGAAGGAGAGCAAAGATGGCAGATGTCATTTTTATTCGCGATATGGAGTTTTTTGGGTACCATGGTGTCTTCACTGAGGAACAGCGACTTGGACAACGGTTTGTGATTTCTCTTCGGCTTCTTTGTGATCTTGAACCTGCCGCATTGCATGATGATCTAACGCTAACAGTCGACTATGGAGATGTGTATAATAGAGTCAAAGAAGTGGTTGAGGGGCGTAAAAGGAAACTGGTGGAGTCTGTAGCACAAGATATTGCAAATACTGTTTTGCGCTGCTATCCCATCGTACATACTGTGGTTGTACATATGGAGAAACCAGGGGCACCTATTGCAGGGATTTTTGAAACAGTGGGTGTGGAGATTGAACGCTCTCGAACTCATCATTCATACATGGGGGAATAGAAAAATGAAAAAAGCAATGTGGGTATTCATGGCCTTTCTTGTTATAGTTGTGGGATATTTAACGTTTACATCGACTGTTTGGCCGACGATTTCAGTCTTACAAATGGTAGTGAGGGGATAACTATGGAAGGCAAACGAGTGAGTGAATCGCGCACTTATATGACTGATCTTGTATTGCCGCCAGACACCAATCTACACGGTACGATATTTGGTGGGCGAGTCATGGCTTATGTGGATAAGATTGCTAGCATTACTGCGATGCGGCATTGTCGCAAGGCGGTTGTGACTGCTTCTAGTGATAGTCTGGATTTTCTCGCACCTATTAAAGTGGGCGAAGCTATTCAATTAGAGGCTTTTGTCACTTGGACACATCATACATCGATGGAGATTTTCTGTCGTATTCAATCTGAAAATTTGATGACTGGTGAAAAGCGGCTAACAGCTACTTCTTATCTGACTTTTGTTGCACTTGATGAGGATGGCAAACCTGCTATCGTTCCGCCGATACTGCCCGAAGTGGATGAAGAATGGTGGCACTATAACACAGCTGCAGAACGCCGGGAAACGCGACTGAAACGGCGAAAAGATCGGGCGGCCGCAGAAATTTCTTACGCTCATTAATGATCATGGGCTTTTGTCTACATGGCGAGGAGGATGCATCGCACCATGAAGTTATCTGAGCGTTATGATGTTAACTCAATTGATGCCAAGTGTGACGGTTGGAATATTGCTAAGGGTTTTGATAGTCGATTAGGGAGACCAGTGCTCGTTGCGGCGATGTCTAGTCATTATCTGGATCGTTATTCTATGGATGAGTGGCTAGCGAGACGTGTGAGCGTCTCGCATGCTTATGTTGCAGAATTATTTGATGGATTGCCGCGCGACGATGCGTTTTATTGTGTTTTTGAGAGCCGCAAGGAAGATGTGTTTGGACTACCTGATCTTTCACGGTATGATTTGTTGTCGGCATTTGTGAAGATAGCCGATGCAGTTGAAGAACTTTTAGCATCTGGAGTTCGTTTTCGGTTTTCTGAACAGCAGATCATCTGGGATGGGATGCAGCCACATCTTTTAGGGTTGTTGCCGCAAGCATCTAAAGAACCGCATGTCTCGAATGACCAATATGTCGCTACAATGACGCAATTTTTTGGCTCTAGATTGCAGCAAAGAATTAATCAATCTGAAGATCCCAATCGTGTGCTTGAACGTTCTGCGGTGTTGCGCATGGGTCTTTTGCGTTTGCAAGGGGAAGGAACTCCATGTACGACATTTGCAGATGTGAAGATGGTTTTAGAAGCCATGCTCATTGAAGAGCAACGTCGCAAAATCGCTCTACAAGCAGCCTCATCTCAAAGTGATCCAGACATTGTACAACCTATCGAAAAGGAACCGCGACAGGAAGCGTCGATGGAGACGATTGTCATCCCGCGACAAGTTGCAAAATCTGTGGATCCACTGCAGGATTCGCGCAAAGAAGTGTTGAGCTCTGCAAACACGCCAGTACGTCGCCACAAGTCTACTGTGCAGGATGTGGACACTAACGATTTTGATGATGAAGAGGACGAGTTTGATCAGGATGAAACACGGTCTGTTTCACGTTCTCGTGTCATGATTATTTTAGTTGTAAGTGTACTTGTCGCAATAGGTATTATTTATGGTGGAGTTTCTCTGTTGCGAGGGGGGAGTGGAAACGGCGCTTCAGCGCAATCATCTGCAACTCCTGCACCAAAGACAACCGTTACTAGTACTACACCTGCTTCTTTGTCGGTGACTGGATTGAGTGCGGGTGCTGCGATTCAATTACTTGCTACACATGGATTTCATTCTGTCACATTGCAATCGGTAACACTTCAAGGAAGTATGAAACCTGGGGCTGTCATTGCGTCGTCACCTTCACAGATTACTCTATCGCAGGCTGGAAGTTCGGTAACTTTACAAGTAGCTGTGCCGCAGGGTGACGGCATTGTACCTAATATTAAACATTTATCGTTGCAATCGGCAGAGCAACAATTATTAGCTGATCACTTTCATTATTCCTATGTAATCCAACACGTGTCTGGGGGAAAACCGGGGCTAGTGTCAAGTCAAACACCCATTCCTTATCAGGTGCAACCACTAGAGACAAACGTGGCATTTGTTGTGGCGCAAAACTCATAAAACTAAAATCTATGAGTCTATCATTGACAGAATTCCTCCGGCATCGACATAATAGATGCTGGAGGGGAAAATACGTATGGTTCGACAACGCTCGACGATTTTAGCCGCACTTCTTACAGGGATCATGGCGGTTGGTTTACCGATTAGTGCCAAGGCAGATGTCTTATCCGCGCAACAAGTTCCTCATTGGCATTGGACATTGCAAAATCAACCTGTCCAAAGTAGGGATGCAAGTTCTGGTGATGTGTCGGGATATATTGTATCTTATCTTTTGGCTGGGGTCGCCAAGCAACAATATTTTTCGACAGCGGCTGTGGCTACGACGTTTGCTAAGGGGGAAAAGGATGCCGTTGTTGTAAGTGGGACGAATGGATCTATTGTATACACTAATATTGTTCACCCTTATGCGGTTGTCTCTTCGCAATCATCCCTTCTTTTAGGCAACATTTCTCAGTCGCAGACATATTCCACTCTAGCTGAGGCTATTGCCGTGGCAAAGAGTACTCCGTCACAGATGGTACTCAGTCGCATCACGGGAGCTGTTGTATGGAGTAACTCAGAAAACTACGAAGTGGTTTCTCAAGGTTCGACATCGATGTATCAAACGTACGAAGCGGCGCTTACAGCTGCTCGTAGCATGCAAACGGCGTCTGTAGTTAGTGGTGACACCCATCAAACTTTATGGCGTGCAGCCTATCGCGTCCTGATTAATCAACAATTTACGGAATCCTTTAGTACACTGAATAACGCCAAGACATATGCTGAGCAAAGTCAGCAAAGTGAAGTGATCGACATCGCGAGTGGCAAAGATGTATGGGATGATATTCCGCGATTTAATGTGTACCAAAACGGCGTTTTGCTAAAGCAATTTACTGATCAAAGTGATGCTTTATCATTTGCACAGGGATTATCCAATGTCACAGTGGAATCCATTGCTACACAAGCGGTGATCTACACCAATGTCCCTGCATACGCAGTTGAGGTGGGAAGTAAGACTATTCAATCTTTCGTTGATGAAGCTTCTGCTATTACCTTAGCAAAAACAGTGCCAAGTTCAGTCGTTGTTGAACTGAGTACAGATCATATCGTGTGGACTTCCTCTGGTACATACGGAGTATACCAATATCTTCAACTTGTTCGGTCGTTTGATACGCAGGCAGCTGCACTTGCTTATGCGCAGACGTTAGATCATGTTCAAGTTATCGATAGTGAGAACAACTCGGTGGTGTATTCTAACTATCCGACGAGTGTGAAATCGCCGTATGGAGATACATTTACCGTTGAAAATGGGCTAGTCGTCGATAACTGGGGTTCTGTTAGTATTCCGCTTGCACCTGCACCCTCATTTATGACAGCTGGACAAACGTATGTATCCAATGACTACAATCATTGGTATGAAGTGCTTCCTACAGGTGATGTCTATGTTGGACAGTGGGAAAATCCGTATCAGACGATGAATCTCGAAACGCAATCGAATTTAACTGCTACACAAATTAATAACTTTATCTCACAAAATGCTGCAGCAAACAGTGTTTTGCAAAATACCGGACAATATTTCATTGAGGCGCAAAATACTTATGGCGTCAATGCACAGTATTTGGTGGCTCATGCGATTATTGAATCTGCATGGGGAACATCGTATTTTGCTACAAACCGAGATAATTTATTTGGCTATATGGCATACACAACGAACCCTGATGCTGCTGCAACATTTCGCTCCATTGAGTATGATATTAATTTTCAGGCGTGGTTTGTGCGCAATTCCTATCTCAATGCAAATGGATCGTTTTATAATGGGGCAAACTTAGATGGCATGAATGTGGACTATGCGACCGATCCTTATTGGGCAAATAGCATTGCTCGCATTATGGCTGAGATGCAACCTTATAGCACGACGATCGGTAGTGAGCCTCTGATGGGAGAACAGGCCACTCGCAAGGTATTTCCATATCCGACTGGTGCCATTGGACAAGCCACTTCTGCAATGAGTGTTTACTCCTTTCCTGCAGATGCGACGACGTCTCAACCGTCGATTATAGGATCGATCCCTACAGGGACAAATTTTACTGTGCTTGGAGATTCTCCGGGCTGGGATGAAGTGCAATTGGCCAATGGACAGACAGGCTTTGTTAATTGGAACGATGTGAGTTTACAAAACATGATGGAAGTTGTAGGCATTAACTACGGAAGTTATCTGGCTGTCAATTCAGTTGACAATCCTACGACGACCACAGATACTGTAGATCAATTGACAAACGGTGTATATGTCGTTTTGTTACAAGCTTCGTCTACTGGCTGGGATAAGATCATGGATGGCAATGGAATTACGGGCTGGGTAAGTTCGAAGTATGTTCAGGTTATTCATTAGTCATGTGTTATAATGTGGCGTACTGTGAAATGCATTAGAAATGATCTGGGGTGAAATCATTTGGGGGAAAGTGTTTTGCCGCCGCGGCTTAAATGGCCGCTGTATCTATTAGCGGCCTTTCCAGTGGCGGACTATTTTTTGCATGTGTATCCATGGGGAATCGTTGGTGCTGCCTGGGATAAATTAGTTTTTATTTTGCTTGCTTTTTATGCTATTCGCGCAAGAATGTCAGGTACAAAAAGAAAGATGTATCCTTCACAGCGATATATTATTTTTGTGGCAGTTCTTGGGTTAGCATATATTCTGATGGATGTTGGTTATTTAACTGTTGCGTTTGCAGGTTGGCGCGTTGACTATCTTTATATGCTATTCTCCATTGTCTTACCCTATGTGGTTGACAGAGAGGATATTATTCCACTTCTAAAATTCATGGTTCTTATCGGGTTTTTAATGGCTATTCACGGAGTCTATGAGTATGTCATGAAAGCACCCATTCCATCTTCGTGGATTAACTTAGGTGAACATGTTCGTACGAGGGTGTACTCATTGTTTGGTAGCCCTAATATTTTTGGATCCTATGTGGCTTTTATTGCGCCTAATGCCGCGGGATTGGCTCTCTATGAAAAAAGAAAAGGACCACGTATTTTTTATATTGCCGCCGCGATTATTAGTATGATTACCCTCGTATTTACGTTTACCCGTGGGGCATGGGTTGCGTTTTTTGTGGGAGCACTTGTGTTTACGTGGTTGGTGGACAAGCGGTTAACCATCATTGCAGTCGTATTGACTGTGCTAGCTATTTTCTTTGTTCCTCCTATCCATGCGCGTATGGATCAATTCTTATCTCCTGTGTACTGGGTGAAGACGGAACAAAGTGGTCGTATCGATCGTTGGGGTCATGCCTATAACCAAATGCGCAAAGATCCATTATTTGGAGCTGGGCTAGGTCGATATGGTGGTGCGGTGGCTTCTAAGTATTTTGGGATTATCTATGTAGATAATTATTATGCGAAGACGCTTGCGGAAACGGGATTATTAGGTCTGCTTTCTTATCTTGGTCTACTCTTTGTGTATTTACGCGATGTCTATCGGGTACTGAAACGAACGGTCGATCCCAGAATGCGGTATTTAATGATCGGCGTGTTTAGTTCGCTCATTGTGGTTGTGTCACATAATGCTGTAGAAAATATTTTTGAAGTGCCATCTATGAACTATTTATTTTGGATGGTAGGTACGTTAGTGCTGATTTATGGAGCGGAAGGGGAGACGGAACGGTGACTAACTTCGCATTAAGGCGTTGGTTGACGACTCCCTTTCTGATTCTCTATGCGCTTTGGACACTGTTGTTTTATCAACTTGTTTTTACAGCGTGGACCCTTCAGTATTCTTATCTTGGCGTACTGTTAGTCATTGGGGCTAGTCTACTTTTTATGTATGCATTTCCGAAACGCGATCGCAAGGTAGTTGTGAGATTTACTTTATTTTGCGTCATGGTCGGCGTTGGGATTTCTAGCTTTGCTGGTGAATCACTCACTTGGCGAATTATAGATTTTGTTGTTTTTGTAGTACTTGTTTTGGCACTTGGTCGTTATTTAGTGGGTATCAAAACACTGCGGCTGTTCTTGGTCGTTATCGCGTTAACGATTGTTCAGATTTTTATTCCATTACACGATTTACGGACGCTCTCCTTTTTTAATGTGCGTTATATTGGGCATTTGGCAAGTCCTGATCCCCAAGTAGCTAGTTTGCCTGTCGCTACGGTATCTGATCCCTTGCGTCCGGGAGCACAGGAGATCATTACTTTGCGTGGTCATCGGCCGATTAAAGATGAGGCACAAGATTTTATACACATGCTCAATACCAATCCACAATCTGCAACGACGATTCGCTCTGCCATTGTAGAACTTCAACATTCTTATGATGTCATGGCGATTCGTCCTGGACGATTGCGCTTTATCACGCACTATGCAACGCCGCAAGAACTTGTCCAATTGCCGTTTTGGTCGTTAGGATTAGTTGATTTTCCTTTTATGACTTCGCATTTTTTGAATTTAGAAGATCGTACTCGTATGTATCTCTCGCTTTCATCTGATCCAGGTTCACTACTCTCCACGCTATTGAGTCCTGGAACTGCGGCTCAGTCATTGGCTGATTTGAGCTTGCAGACAGCTTCGTCTGAGGCGAATAACTGGGAGCAGGTTACGGGACATCAAATCGATGTTACGGATGGGTTGTCGTTGCAAGGAGGCTATTTGACAGGGACTTATCAGGGCGTCCCAGTACATGTGAAGACGCAGGGTGTAGCTATTTTAGGTGTGCATCATATATTACCGCTTAGCGTCGATCCGAATCCACAGATCATCGTAGAGGGGAATAATGTGATCCAAGTTCTTTCGCTGCCTCCAGAGCAACCTCGATTGATTGCGAGTTTGCCTGGATCTTATCTCCATCCTTTGACTACTGATGTGGATTTTGCGGATTTAAATGGCAGTGGACAAGACTCTCTGTTAGTGAACACAGTGCCAGCGCAGATATTTAGACTGTCTAGTGCAGGGACGTGGGATCGCTTATGG
This region of Sulfoacidibacillus ferrooxidans genomic DNA includes:
- a CDS encoding O-antigen ligase family protein, with product MPPRLKWPLYLLAAFPVADYFLHVYPWGIVGAAWDKLVFILLAFYAIRARMSGTKRKMYPSQRYIIFVAVLGLAYILMDVGYLTVAFAGWRVDYLYMLFSIVLPYVVDREDIIPLLKFMVLIGFLMAIHGVYEYVMKAPIPSSWINLGEHVRTRVYSLFGSPNIFGSYVAFIAPNAAGLALYEKRKGPRIFYIAAAIISMITLVFTFTRGAWVAFFVGALVFTWLVDKRLTIIAVVLTVLAIFFVPPIHARMDQFLSPVYWVKTEQSGRIDRWGHAYNQMRKDPLFGAGLGRYGGAVASKYFGIIYVDNYYAKTLAETGLLGLLSYLGLLFVYLRDVYRVLKRTVDPRMRYLMIGVFSSLIVVVSHNAVENIFEVPSMNYLFWMVGTLVLIYGAEGETER
- a CDS encoding glucosaminidase domain-containing protein — protein: MVRQRSTILAALLTGIMAVGLPISAKADVLSAQQVPHWHWTLQNQPVQSRDASSGDVSGYIVSYLLAGVAKQQYFSTAAVATTFAKGEKDAVVVSGTNGSIVYTNIVHPYAVVSSQSSLLLGNISQSQTYSTLAEAIAVAKSTPSQMVLSRITGAVVWSNSENYEVVSQGSTSMYQTYEAALTAARSMQTASVVSGDTHQTLWRAAYRVLINQQFTESFSTLNNAKTYAEQSQQSEVIDIASGKDVWDDIPRFNVYQNGVLLKQFTDQSDALSFAQGLSNVTVESIATQAVIYTNVPAYAVEVGSKTIQSFVDEASAITLAKTVPSSVVVELSTDHIVWTSSGTYGVYQYLQLVRSFDTQAAALAYAQTLDHVQVIDSENNSVVYSNYPTSVKSPYGDTFTVENGLVVDNWGSVSIPLAPAPSFMTAGQTYVSNDYNHWYEVLPTGDVYVGQWENPYQTMNLETQSNLTATQINNFISQNAAANSVLQNTGQYFIEAQNTYGVNAQYLVAHAIIESAWGTSYFATNRDNLFGYMAYTTNPDAAATFRSIEYDINFQAWFVRNSYLNANGSFYNGANLDGMNVDYATDPYWANSIARIMAEMQPYSTTIGSEPLMGEQATRKVFPYPTGAIGQATSAMSVYSFPADATTSQPSIIGSIPTGTNFTVLGDSPGWDEVQLANGQTGFVNWNDVSLQNMMEVVGINYGSYLAVNSVDNPTTTTDTVDQLTNGVYVVLLQASSTGWDKIMDGNGITGWVSSKYVQVIH